One genomic window of Nicotiana sylvestris chromosome 10, ASM39365v2, whole genome shotgun sequence includes the following:
- the LOC104242313 gene encoding phospholipase A1-IIgamma-like, producing MACMAEKWEQLSGKDNWEALLNPLDLDLRKYIIQYGELAQATYDTFITEKASKYAGASRYSMENLFTGVGHDPLKYRVTKFFYATSSIPLPDAFVVKSLSREAWSKESNFMGYIAVATDEGKVSLGRRDIVINWRGTMQNLEWVNDFQFLLVPAPKVFGDGGLLPLFQPLVHHGFYNIYTSESSRSQFNKTCVRDQVIEEVKRLVEEYKNEDVSITVTGHSLGASLATLNAVDITFNGINKTTEGKEFPVTAFVFASPKVGDFNFHKAFSKLNNLHILRIHNLLDIVPKYPPIGYIDVGKELMIDTTKSPYVKPPGDIASWHLLEPYLHGVAGTQGIGILAGFKLEVNRDISLVNKMGDTLKDEHCIPGHWWVEKHKGMVQQQDGTWLLLDREEYEF from the exons atGGCTTGCATGGCTGAGAAATGGGAGCAACTTAGTGGAAAAGACAATTGGGAAGCGCTATTAAACCCCCTGGATCTTGATCTTCGTAAATATATCATTCAATATGGAGAATTGGCTCAAGCAACTTATGATACTTTCATTACGGAGAAAGCATCTAAATATGCGGGAGCTAGCAGATACTCGATGGAAAATCTCTTTACTGGGGTTGGACATGATCCATTGAAGTATCGCGTAACCAAATTTTTCTATGCCACCTCATCCATTCCGCTTCCCGATGCTTTCGTTGTTAAATCATTGTCAAGGGAAGCATGGAGTAAGGAATCAAATTTTATGGGGTATATTGCTGTGGCTACTGATGAGGGTAAAGTTTCACTAGGAAGGAGGGATATTGTGATTAATTGGAGAGGAACAATGCAGAACTTAGAGTGGGTGAATGACTTTCAATTTCTACTTGTCCCAGCACCCAAAGTTTTTGGTGATGGGGGTTTGCTTCCTTTGTTTCAACCTTTAGTGCATCACGGCTTCTATAATATTTATACATCAGAAAGTTCACGATCACAATTTAATAAGACTTGTGTCAGGGATCAG gtAATTGAAGAAGTGAAAAGATTGGTTGAGGAATATAAGAATGAAGATGTCAGCATAACTGTGACTGGCCATAGCCTAGGTGCAtctcttgcaaccttaaatgcaGTTGACATAACTTTCAATGGAATCAACAAAACAACCGAAGGCAAAGAATTTCCAGTAACAGCTTTTGTATTCGCAAGTCCCAAAGTTGGAGATTTCAATTTTCACAAGGCATTTTCCAAACTGAATAATCTTCATATCTTGAGAATTCATAATTTATTGGACATTGTTCCGAAATACCCACCCATTGGCTATATAGACGTAGGGAAGGAACTAATGATTGATACCACAAAATCTCCATATGTGAAGCCTCCTGGAGATATTGCTAGTTGGCATTTGTTGGAGCCATACTTGCATGGAGTTGCTGGTACACAAGGAATAGGTATATTAGCAGGTTTTAAGCTAGAAGTGAATCGCGATATCTCGCTTGTCAACAAGATGGGGGATACACTAAAAGATGAACATTGTATTCCTGGGCATTGGTGGGTTGAGAAGCACAAAGGGATGGTTCAACAACAAGATGGAACTTGGCTTCTCTTGGATCGCGAGGAGTATGAGTTTTGA